Proteins from a genomic interval of Nocardia sp. BMG51109:
- a CDS encoding cell wall metabolism sensor histidine kinase WalK, with protein sequence MSSRRSTARLRTAAAHRLAAVPLRVTLVLALVSLAGLGLLVSGIAVTSAMRNVLIDKVDRQLVDAAHTWAAPDAPPPERLPMRPGRERPPALFYVRVENADGIQGLTLNSGSTAPEIPADLGEQPRTVGSAGDSAQQWRALRVVNPDGTAVVALRLDQTGNIIDRLIGLQLVVGLIVLALLAVVAQFVIRRSLRPLRAVETTAAAIAGGDLHRRVPVRGTDTEVDRLSQSLNGMLSQIQQAFAATEASEESARRSEAKMRQFVADASHELRTPLTTIKGFAELYRQGALGDPAMFMDRIERESNRMGLLVEDLLVLARLDAQRPLDRRPVDLLALASDAVHNARAVDAAQRPEGPSRPIDLEIGSGAGTVELLGDEARLRQVLANLVNNALVHTPPEAAVTVRLTPADEEVVLEVTDTGPGLPPDQADRIFERFYRTDASRSRDSGGTGLGLSIVRALVAAHGGAVSVRSAVGEGTTFTVRLPRTS encoded by the coding sequence ATGAGTTCGCGCCGTTCTACGGCTCGATTGCGCACCGCCGCGGCGCACCGGCTGGCGGCGGTGCCGCTGCGGGTGACGCTCGTGCTCGCGCTGGTCTCGCTGGCGGGGCTGGGACTGCTGGTGTCCGGGATCGCGGTCACGTCGGCGATGCGCAACGTCCTGATCGACAAGGTGGACCGGCAGCTGGTCGACGCCGCGCACACCTGGGCCGCGCCCGATGCGCCGCCGCCGGAGCGGTTGCCCATGCGGCCCGGCCGGGAGCGGCCGCCGGCGTTGTTCTATGTACGCGTCGAGAACGCCGACGGTATTCAGGGACTCACGCTGAACTCCGGTTCGACGGCGCCCGAAATTCCGGCCGACCTGGGCGAGCAACCGCGGACGGTGGGTTCGGCAGGCGATTCCGCGCAGCAATGGCGGGCGCTGCGGGTGGTGAACCCGGACGGCACCGCCGTGGTGGCGCTGCGGCTGGACCAGACCGGCAACATCATCGACCGGCTGATCGGGCTGCAGTTGGTGGTGGGCCTGATCGTGCTCGCGCTGCTGGCGGTGGTGGCGCAGTTCGTGATTCGGCGCAGCCTGCGGCCGCTTCGAGCGGTGGAGACGACCGCCGCCGCCATCGCGGGCGGCGACCTGCATCGCCGGGTTCCGGTGCGCGGCACCGACACCGAGGTCGACCGGCTGTCGCAATCGCTGAACGGCATGCTGTCGCAGATTCAGCAGGCGTTCGCCGCGACCGAGGCGTCCGAGGAATCGGCGCGGCGATCGGAGGCGAAGATGCGGCAGTTCGTCGCCGACGCCAGCCACGAGCTGCGCACACCGCTCACCACCATCAAGGGTTTCGCCGAGCTGTATCGGCAAGGGGCGCTGGGCGATCCGGCCATGTTCATGGACCGGATCGAGCGGGAGTCCAACCGGATGGGGCTGCTGGTGGAGGATCTGCTGGTGCTGGCCCGGCTGGACGCGCAGCGCCCGCTGGATCGCCGGCCGGTCGATCTGCTCGCGCTGGCCAGCGATGCCGTGCACAACGCCCGCGCGGTCGACGCCGCGCAGCGGCCGGAGGGGCCGAGCCGCCCGATCGACCTCGAAATCGGTTCCGGTGCGGGAACAGTGGAACTGCTCGGCGACGAGGCCAGGCTGCGGCAGGTGCTGGCCAATCTGGTCAACAACGCCCTGGTGCACACACCGCCGGAGGCGGCGGTGACGGTCCGGCTGACCCCGGCCGACGAGGAGGTCGTGCTGGAGGTCACCGACACCGGGCCCGGCCTGCCGCCCGATCAGGCCGACCGGATCTTCGAGCGCTTCTACCGCACCGACGCCTCCCGCAGCCGCGACAGCGGCGGCACCGGCCTGGGCCTGTCCATCGTCCGGGCGCTGGTGGCGGCCCACGGCGGCGCGGTGTCGGTGCGCAGCGCCGTGGGCGAGGGCACGACCTTCACCGTCCGCCTGCCCCGGACGTCCTAG
- a CDS encoding response regulator transcription factor has protein sequence MNGQPAGRTPEARVLVVDDEPMIVELLSVSLRYQGFEVAGAGNGAEGLDRARTFRPDALIIDVMMPGMDGFGLLRRLRADGIDASVLFLTARDEVEDKVTGLTLGADDYVTKPFSLEEVVARLRVILRRSGHTIEERKSARLRFEDIELDDDTHEVWKAGEPVALSPTEFTLLRYFMVNAGTVLSKPRILDHVWRYDFGGEVGVVETYVSYLRKKVDTGPDRLIHTLRGVGYVMRASSRSKSSVK, from the coding sequence ATGAATGGTCAGCCTGCCGGTCGGACGCCCGAGGCCCGCGTGCTGGTGGTGGACGACGAACCGATGATCGTCGAACTGCTCTCGGTGAGCCTGCGCTACCAGGGTTTCGAGGTGGCCGGCGCGGGCAACGGCGCCGAGGGGCTGGACCGGGCCCGCACCTTCCGCCCGGACGCGCTGATCATCGACGTCATGATGCCGGGAATGGACGGGTTCGGACTGCTGCGGCGGTTGCGCGCCGACGGCATCGACGCGTCGGTGCTGTTCCTCACCGCCCGCGACGAGGTGGAGGACAAGGTCACCGGCCTCACGCTGGGCGCCGACGACTACGTCACCAAGCCGTTCAGCCTGGAAGAGGTGGTGGCTCGGTTGCGGGTGATCCTGCGCCGGTCCGGGCACACGATCGAGGAGCGCAAGTCGGCGCGGTTGCGCTTCGAGGACATCGAACTCGACGACGACACCCACGAGGTGTGGAAGGCCGGCGAGCCGGTGGCGCTGTCGCCCACCGAGTTCACCCTGCTGCGGTACTTCATGGTGAACGCGGGCACGGTGCTCAGCAAGCCGCGCATCCTGGATCACGTGTGGCGCTACGACTTCGGCGGCGAGGTCGGCGTGGTCGAGACCTACGTGTCGTATCTGCGCAAGAAGGTAGACACCGGCCCGGACCGGCTGATCCATACGCTGCGCGGGGTCGGCTACGTCATGCGTGCATCCAGCCGCAGCAAATCCTCGGTGAAATGA
- a CDS encoding MbtH family protein: MSTNPFDDEDGRFFVLVNDEEQHSLWPAFAEVPAGWRVVFGEDSRAACVEYVEKNWTDMRPKSLRDAMAADDAARQTAQS; the protein is encoded by the coding sequence ATGAGCACCAACCCGTTCGACGACGAGGACGGCCGGTTCTTCGTACTGGTCAACGACGAGGAGCAGCACTCGCTGTGGCCCGCCTTCGCCGAGGTCCCGGCCGGATGGCGAGTGGTGTTCGGCGAGGACAGCCGCGCTGCCTGCGTCGAATACGTCGAGAAGAACTGGACCGATATGCGGCCCAAGAGCCTGCGCGACGCGATGGCCGCCGACGACGCGGCCCGCCAGACCGCACAGTCCTGA
- a CDS encoding alpha/beta fold hydrolase: MPLATVNGISLNYQLKGDKAKGTDTKGTAPLVVLIMGTGSPGRVWELHQVPALLAAGYRVCTFDNRGIAPTYESAHGMTIDDLVRDTAGLIELLDEGPVLVAGTSMGARVAQELALARPDLVRKAVFMAGHARLDQFQKTLSQGEHDLDGSGVKLPPKYEAALTAVMNLSPATMAETDSARDWLDLFEFTGGPATPGIRAQRRMDHDFDRLQAYRGIKLPCLAVGFADDRMIPAYLTRELAEAIPGARYQEIPDAGHYGYLERPEAVNKVILDFFDGSR; encoded by the coding sequence ATGCCGTTGGCCACGGTGAACGGAATCTCGCTGAACTATCAGCTGAAGGGGGACAAGGCCAAGGGCACCGACACCAAGGGCACCGCGCCGCTGGTCGTGCTGATCATGGGCACCGGCAGTCCGGGCCGGGTGTGGGAGCTGCACCAGGTGCCCGCGCTGCTGGCCGCCGGATACCGGGTGTGCACCTTCGACAATCGCGGCATCGCCCCGACCTACGAGTCCGCGCACGGCATGACCATCGACGACCTGGTGCGCGACACCGCCGGCCTGATCGAACTGCTCGACGAGGGGCCGGTGCTGGTGGCCGGCACCTCGATGGGCGCGCGGGTGGCGCAGGAGCTGGCGCTGGCCCGCCCGGACCTGGTGCGCAAGGCGGTGTTCATGGCCGGGCACGCGCGCCTGGACCAGTTCCAGAAGACGCTGTCGCAGGGCGAGCACGACCTGGACGGCAGCGGGGTGAAGTTGCCGCCGAAGTACGAGGCCGCGCTCACCGCCGTGATGAACCTCTCGCCGGCCACCATGGCCGAGACGGATTCGGCGCGCGACTGGCTGGATCTGTTCGAATTCACCGGTGGCCCGGCCACCCCGGGCATTCGCGCGCAGCGGCGGATGGACCACGATTTCGATCGATTGCAGGCCTACCGGGGCATCAAGCTGCCGTGCCTGGCGGTCGGATTCGCCGACGATCGGATGATTCCGGCATATCTCACCCGTGAGCTGGCCGAGGCCATCCCGGGGGCTCGGTACCAGGAGATTCCGGACGCCGGCCACTACGGATACCTGGAGCGGCCGGAGGCGGTGAACAAGGTGATCCTCGACTTCTTCGATGGCTCGAGGTAA